Proteins encoded together in one Verrucomicrobiia bacterium window:
- a CDS encoding KTSC domain-containing protein — MAEIQRQPVNSSDIASIGYDGTTETLEIEFKATGIYRYFSVPKNVWEELARTPSPGKFFLQHIKGKYAWEKIGRD; from the coding sequence ATGGCTGAGATCCAGCGACAACCAGTCAATTCAAGCGACATCGCTTCCATCGGCTACGACGGCACGACAGAAACACTCGAGATCGAGTTCAAGGCCACGGGCATTTACCGGTATTTCTCCGTTCCCAAGAATGTGTGGGAAGAGCTCGCGCGCACGCCGTCCCCCGGCAAATTCTTTCTCCAACACATTAAGGGCAAGTACGCCTGGGAGAAGATCGGTCGTGATTGA
- a CDS encoding FtsX-like permease family protein has product MTISGFIARNAFRNKRRLALTVLSVAVSLFLFTTLQTALHLMTKPPTTDQAAFRIVTRHRVSLANVLPERYQLRIERMPGVQYCSKFTWFGGIYKDPSFSNFGQFAVDSDRIFKIFSEMVVTPEQQADFNREKSSCVVGAKLMERFGWKIGDKVTLQGTIWPCNPELTIRGVYHASGVDETIMFFHHDYFNELMNDRGLVGTFWIKAANADVIPDLMARIDAAFRNSDAETKTETERSFQLTFISMLGNVKLFLGAISTVIVFTMLLVTASTMSMAIRERSREIAILKALGFNALDIFGLILAESFGLAMAGGLIGCFGTKFLFSHVDIYKLSHGNMPFFPVTADTLALGLVVAATLGLVSSLAPAYTSHKMSVVEGLQELD; this is encoded by the coding sequence GTGACGATCTCCGGTTTCATTGCCCGAAATGCATTTCGCAACAAGCGACGGCTGGCGCTTACAGTACTGAGCGTTGCGGTCTCGCTGTTTCTGTTTACAACATTGCAGACCGCCTTGCACCTGATGACGAAGCCGCCGACAACGGACCAGGCAGCGTTCCGAATCGTGACCCGCCACCGTGTCTCGCTGGCAAATGTGCTGCCCGAGAGATACCAACTCCGCATCGAGCGTATGCCGGGCGTGCAGTATTGCTCGAAGTTCACCTGGTTCGGCGGCATCTACAAGGATCCCAGCTTTAGCAATTTCGGGCAGTTTGCGGTGGACTCGGACCGGATTTTTAAGATCTTCTCCGAGATGGTGGTCACGCCAGAGCAGCAAGCCGATTTCAACCGGGAGAAATCGTCTTGCGTCGTCGGCGCGAAGTTGATGGAACGGTTCGGCTGGAAAATCGGGGACAAAGTCACATTGCAGGGTACGATTTGGCCGTGCAATCCCGAGTTGACCATTCGCGGTGTCTATCACGCCAGCGGGGTGGACGAGACGATCATGTTCTTCCATCACGATTACTTTAATGAGTTGATGAACGACCGCGGCCTGGTCGGCACCTTCTGGATCAAGGCGGCGAACGCGGACGTGATCCCGGATTTGATGGCCCGCATCGACGCCGCCTTCCGCAACTCCGACGCGGAGACGAAAACCGAAACCGAGCGGTCCTTCCAACTTACGTTCATCTCGATGTTGGGCAACGTGAAACTGTTTCTCGGGGCGATCTCCACCGTGATCGTCTTCACGATGTTGCTCGTGACGGCCAGTACCATGAGCATGGCCATCCGCGAACGGTCCCGGGAGATCGCCATCCTCAAGGCGCTCGGTTTCAACGCGCTGGACATCTTCGGCCTGATTCTGGCGGAGTCGTTCGGCCTCGCGATGGCCGGCGGCTTGATTGGATGTTTCGGCACGAAGTTTCTATTTTCGCACGTCGATATCTACAAGTTGTCCCACGGGAATATGCCGTTTTTCCCGGTGACCGCCGATACGCTGGCGCTCGGCCTGGTCGTCGCCGCTACCTTGGGATTGGTCAGCAGCCTGGCGCCGGCCTACACCAGCCACAAAATGTCCGTGGTGGAAGGATTGCAGGAACTGGACTAA
- a CDS encoding PGPGW domain-containing protein translates to MNWLIHHTKRVLRITSGILLLVIGLVLMVPGVPGPGILLIFLGLSVLAVDFVWAHRAKTYMKAKGDAVMKKLRGQSPSGPPVKKV, encoded by the coding sequence ATGAACTGGCTGATACATCACACGAAAAGGGTCTTACGGATCACCAGCGGCATCCTGTTGCTGGTGATCGGATTGGTACTGATGGTTCCCGGTGTGCCGGGGCCGGGGATCCTATTGATCTTTCTGGGGTTGAGTGTTCTGGCAGTGGATTTTGTCTGGGCCCATCGGGCAAAGACTTATATGAAGGCGAAGGGGGACGCGGTCATGAAGAAATTGCGGGGCCAATCCCCCAGCGGGCCACCGGTCAAGAAAGTTTAA
- a CDS encoding ABC transporter permease codes for MAIPLRYNLRSLRVRWHSTLATMLGIALVVLVFILVRALAHGIESTYINTGDERNLIILRKGSTAESSSQISRDEARRVKYLDGIARNDRDEPLASAEMIVLILLDRINGSGSANVLVRGVSDVAMELRPQIKITEGRMLQPGLHECLVSRRIADRFAHCRVGDSFQSGRITWHVVGVFDAQRTAYESEIWVDVDEARSSFKRDFYGSVLLRPVDSATAEQVKQRILTDKLLTLKVVSETDYYREQTQSAELFRFLASFLAVIMSIGAAFAAMNTMYAAVGARTREIGTLRVLGFRRSQIYVSFLLESVVLALLGGVVGCVISLPLNLLSSGTFSQTTFAEVAFQFRVTPLMMAKGIAFALVMGVLGGLLPARLAARKPVLDALRAV; via the coding sequence ATGGCGATCCCGCTCCGATACAATCTTCGCAGTTTGCGCGTGCGCTGGCACTCGACGCTCGCCACGATGCTCGGCATCGCGCTGGTCGTCCTGGTGTTCATCCTCGTCCGCGCGCTCGCGCATGGGATCGAATCCACCTACATCAACACGGGTGACGAACGCAACCTGATCATCTTGCGCAAGGGATCGACCGCCGAATCCAGCAGCCAGATCAGTCGCGACGAGGCGCGGCGCGTCAAGTACCTCGACGGCATCGCCCGCAACGACCGCGACGAACCGCTGGCCTCGGCGGAGATGATCGTGCTGATCCTGCTGGATCGAATCAACGGCAGCGGCAGCGCCAACGTGCTGGTGCGCGGCGTCAGCGACGTGGCGATGGAATTACGTCCGCAAATCAAAATCACCGAGGGCCGGATGCTGCAACCGGGATTACACGAATGTCTCGTGAGTCGCCGTATCGCCGATCGCTTTGCCCATTGCCGCGTTGGCGACAGTTTCCAATCGGGTCGGATCACGTGGCATGTTGTCGGGGTTTTCGACGCACAGCGGACCGCCTACGAATCGGAGATCTGGGTCGATGTGGATGAAGCCCGCTCATCGTTCAAGCGCGATTTTTATGGCTCTGTGTTGCTTCGTCCCGTCGATAGCGCGACCGCGGAACAGGTGAAACAACGCATCCTGACGGACAAGCTGCTGACCCTCAAGGTTGTGTCCGAGACTGACTACTACCGCGAGCAAACGCAGTCAGCCGAGCTGTTTCGATTCCTCGCTTCGTTTCTGGCGGTCATCATGAGCATCGGCGCGGCGTTCGCGGCGATGAACACGATGTACGCGGCGGTTGGCGCACGCACGCGCGAGATCGGGACGTTGCGTGTGCTTGGTTTCCGGCGAAGCCAGATTTACGTGTCGTTCCTGCTGGAGTCGGTCGTGCTGGCGTTGCTGGGAGGCGTGGTGGGCTGCGTGATTTCACTGCCGCTCAACCTCCTGTCATCGGGGACGTTCAGCCAGACGACGTTTGCGGAGGTGGCGTTTCAGTTTCGCGTCACACCGCTGATGATGGCCAAGGGGATCGCGTTTGCCTTGGTGATGGGCGTGCTCGGCGGGCTGCTACCAGCGCGCCTTGCTGCGCGAAAACCCGTGCTTGACGCACTGCGCGCGGTCTGA
- a CDS encoding efflux RND transporter periplasmic adaptor subunit, with the protein MMKDEAIGNMSEASNEPLSRLRIDAEKKTRRRGGPKIMLVIVALVLFGAVVIFLAMRKGDRDSVASKGSSGATATAAGAATAATTGMASTSATPVKVGDPVLTVSGYVIPRERVAISPKFMGTVKWIGVKKGDEVKKGDVIVLLEDDEYRARVMETEGRLALAEANLTNAEVNLKRQIELSHHDVDSARALDDALRVRDGGIAEVKMARGQLALAQTYLDWCTIHAPINGTILAKLVNPNELVVPQSFGGGNGPSTAFLAMADLTDLQVEIDLNEADTPKVHMKQRCRISPEAYPDKKYDGYVAEIAPEANRSKGTLQVKVQVENPNRFLTPELTAKVDFLAD; encoded by the coding sequence ATGATGAAGGATGAAGCAATCGGAAACATGAGCGAAGCGTCCAACGAACCGTTGTCGAGACTGCGCATCGACGCTGAAAAAAAGACCCGCCGCCGCGGTGGGCCGAAGATCATGCTGGTGATTGTGGCTCTGGTACTATTCGGCGCAGTGGTAATTTTCCTGGCGATGCGCAAAGGTGATCGGGATTCCGTTGCTTCGAAAGGATCCTCCGGCGCGACGGCAACCGCCGCCGGTGCAGCAACAGCAGCTACGACCGGAATGGCCTCGACTTCCGCGACGCCGGTCAAAGTTGGCGATCCCGTGCTGACGGTAAGCGGGTACGTCATCCCGCGCGAACGCGTTGCGATCAGCCCGAAGTTCATGGGAACGGTTAAGTGGATCGGCGTAAAAAAGGGCGACGAAGTGAAGAAGGGCGACGTGATCGTGTTGCTCGAGGATGACGAGTATCGCGCCCGGGTGATGGAGACCGAAGGCCGCCTCGCGTTGGCGGAAGCGAATTTGACCAATGCTGAAGTGAATCTGAAACGGCAGATCGAGTTGTCGCACCATGATGTGGATAGCGCTCGCGCCCTGGACGATGCGCTACGCGTGCGCGACGGCGGAATAGCCGAGGTGAAGATGGCGCGCGGACAGCTCGCGCTGGCGCAAACCTACCTGGATTGGTGCACGATCCATGCGCCGATCAACGGGACGATCCTGGCGAAGCTCGTGAACCCGAATGAACTCGTGGTCCCGCAAAGCTTCGGTGGCGGGAATGGTCCGAGCACGGCGTTCCTGGCGATGGCTGACCTGACGGATTTGCAGGTCGAGATCGACCTGAACGAAGCCGACACACCGAAAGTGCACATGAAGCAGCGCTGCCGCATCAGCCCTGAGGCGTATCCCGACAAGAAATACGACGGTTACGTCGCGGAGATCGCGCCGGAGGCAAATCGCTCGAAGGGCACACTGCAGGTCAAAGTGCAGGTCGAAAACCCCAACCGCTTCCTGACCCCGGAATTGACGGCGAAAGTGGATTTTCTTGCGGACTGA
- a CDS encoding Rieske 2Fe-2S domain-containing protein produces MNSRRILLARVEELPPGATKKFTFDANGRKTEAFLANFRGELVGFVNRCVHLPITLDLDDNDFFTGDGNLFVCKTHGSVYDPRAGKCVGGPGQGKSLERLPLVVDAGMIYLDWKE; encoded by the coding sequence GTGAACAGCCGCAGGATTTTACTGGCACGCGTGGAGGAATTGCCACCCGGCGCGACGAAGAAGTTTACCTTCGACGCCAACGGACGGAAGACGGAGGCATTCCTGGCGAATTTCCGCGGTGAGCTGGTCGGGTTCGTGAATCGGTGCGTGCACCTGCCGATCACCTTGGACCTCGACGACAACGATTTTTTCACCGGTGACGGAAATCTTTTTGTGTGCAAGACCCATGGATCAGTGTATGACCCAAGGGCAGGCAAATGCGTTGGCGGACCGGGGCAGGGGAAGTCCCTGGAACGCCTGCCGCTGGTGGTGGACGCGGGCATGATTTACCTGGACTGGAAAGAATGA
- a CDS encoding glycosyltransferase, with protein MSEPTLSVIVPAWNEEKYIGRAIDSLRHAAQVYERERGCTAEIIAVDNNSRDRTGDVAREHGARVVVEPINNIGKARNAGVKAARGKYIAFCDADNQVTENLLVLIHDHLEDPKIAGGGTWIEPERRNFKISFFYFLWGIYVRGSGVGVGMMHCRKADFDSFGGFDETIYAAEDVQLAYDLKKIGAPRRQKFELITKGWIITSTRKIDQTPLFTMIAKLLGFTFGLQKKIRSKQYCEHWYDKAAR; from the coding sequence ATGAGCGAGCCGACGCTCTCCGTGATCGTTCCGGCGTGGAACGAGGAGAAATACATCGGGCGCGCCATCGACTCGTTGAGGCACGCGGCGCAGGTGTATGAGCGCGAGCGCGGGTGCACAGCGGAAATCATCGCGGTCGATAATAACAGCCGGGACCGCACGGGGGACGTGGCGCGCGAGCACGGCGCGCGGGTGGTCGTCGAGCCAATCAACAACATCGGCAAGGCGCGCAACGCGGGCGTGAAAGCCGCGCGCGGCAAATATATCGCCTTTTGCGACGCCGACAACCAGGTCACCGAGAACCTGCTGGTCCTGATTCACGACCACCTCGAAGACCCCAAGATCGCCGGTGGGGGCACATGGATCGAGCCCGAGCGTCGCAACTTCAAGATCAGCTTTTTCTACTTCCTCTGGGGCATCTACGTCCGCGGCAGCGGCGTCGGCGTGGGAATGATGCACTGCCGCAAAGCGGATTTTGACTCGTTCGGCGGGTTCGACGAGACCATCTACGCCGCCGAGGATGTGCAACTCGCCTACGACCTGAAAAAGATCGGCGCGCCGCGCAGACAGAAGTTTGAGTTGATCACAAAAGGCTGGATCATCACCTCCACACGCAAAATCGACCAGACGCCGCTGTTCACCATGATAGCCAAGCTGCTCGGATTCACCTTTGGCCTGCAGAAGAAAATCCGCAGCAAGCAGTACTGCGAACACTGGTACGACAAGGCCGCCCGTTAA
- a CDS encoding superoxide dismutase, protein MAHELPKLPYSYDALEPHIDARTMEIHYTKHHQAYVTNLNAALDKHADLHGKSLEDLLRGISSVPEDIRGAVRNNGGGHHNHSLFWTIMKKGGGGEPAGALADAIKGAFGEFAKFKETITGNGMTRFGSGWSWLVVSKDKKLKAYSTANQDSPLMEGDVPILGVDVWEHAYYLKYQNLRKNYLDAWWNVVNWDEVAARFDKVK, encoded by the coding sequence ATGGCGCATGAACTACCGAAATTGCCTTATTCATACGACGCACTCGAACCGCACATCGATGCGCGCACGATGGAAATCCATTACACGAAGCATCATCAAGCTTATGTCACGAACCTGAATGCCGCCCTCGACAAGCACGCCGATCTGCACGGCAAGAGTCTCGAAGACCTGCTGCGCGGTATCAGCAGCGTGCCGGAAGACATCCGCGGCGCCGTGCGCAACAACGGCGGCGGCCATCACAACCACAGCCTCTTCTGGACGATCATGAAGAAAGGTGGCGGCGGTGAACCTGCGGGCGCACTCGCCGACGCGATCAAGGGAGCGTTTGGCGAGTTCGCCAAGTTCAAGGAGACGATCACCGGCAACGGCATGACGCGCTTCGGCAGCGGTTGGTCATGGCTGGTCGTAAGCAAGGACAAGAAACTGAAAGCGTACTCGACAGCGAACCAGGACAGCCCTCTCATGGAAGGCGATGTCCCGATCCTCGGCGTGGACGTGTGGGAGCACGCGTACTACCTGAAGTACCAGAACCTCCGCAAGAACTACCTCGACGCGTGGTGGAACGTCGTCAACTGGGACGAAGTCGCCGCGCGGTTCGATAAGGTGAAATAG